One region of Cinclus cinclus chromosome 1, bCinCin1.1, whole genome shotgun sequence genomic DNA includes:
- the CHN2 gene encoding beta-chimaerin isoform X7 has protein sequence MQKLLPSHKTAHSSHMPEVSAEWAAAASNLLSNIRSSWTNCTVLTTVRLPGAEEDREKIWDPSAMFSEDLWLENEKNCAVVHKSKRGRKRQELLAVALGVKVHTFRGPHWCEYCANFMWGLIAQGVRCSDCGLNVHKQCSKYVPNDCQPDLKRIKRVYCCDLTTLVKAHNTQRPMVVDSCIREIEARGLKSEGLYRVSGFTEHIEDVKMAFDREISNPDERLEAIHEVLMLLPAAHYETLRYLMIHLKKVTLHEKENFMNAENLGIVFGPTLMRPPEDSTLATLNDMRYQKLIVQILIENEDVLF, from the exons ATGCAGAAGCTCCTTCCGTCCCACAAGACGGCCCATTCAAGTCACATGCCAGAGGTCTCagcagaatgggctgcagctgcttcaaATCTGCTGTCTAACATCAGAAGCAGTTGGACAAACTGTACCGTGCTGACTACAGTCAGGCTCCCCGGCGCCGAGGAAGACAGGGAAAAGATTTGGGATCCCAGCGCTATGTTCTCAGAGGACCTGTGgctggaaaatgagaaaaactgtGCTGTTGTTCACAAGTCGAAGCGAGGAAGAAAGCGCCAAGAGCTCCTGGCCGTGGCCCTGGGGGTGAAG GTTCATACGTTTCGAGGTCCGCACTGGTGTGAATACTGCGCAAACTTCATGTGGGGTCTCATCGCTCAGGGAGTGAGGTGTTCAG ACTGCGGGTTGAACGTACACAAGCAGTGCTCCAAATACGTGCCCAACGACTGCCAGCCAGACCTGAAGAGGATAAAACGAGTCTACTGCTGTGATCTCACCACACTGGTGAAGGCCCACAATACCCAGAGGCCCATGGTGGTGGATTCCTGCATTCGGGAGATCGAAGCAAGAG GTTTGAAGTCTGAGGGCCTCTACAGAGTTTCAGGCTTCACTGAGCACATTGAGGATGTGAAAATGGCCTTTGATCGAG AAATCTCCAATCCTGATGAACGACTAGAAGCAATACATGAAGTGTTGATGTTACTCCCTGCTGCTCACTATGAGACACTTAGATACCTAATGATTCATCTCAAAAA ggTTACCTTGCATGAAAAGGAGAATTTTATGAATGCTGAAAACCTGGGAATAGTGTTTGGACCTACTTTAATGAGACCTCCAGAAGACAGTACCCTTGCTACACTGAATGACATGCGGTACCAGAAGTTAATTGTGCagattttaatagaaaatgaaGATGTCCTCTTCTAG
- the CHN2 gene encoding beta-chimaerin isoform X3 — translation MQKLLPSHKTAHSSHMPEVSAEWAAAASNLLSNIRSSWTNCTVLTTVRLPGAEEDREKIWDPSAMFSEDLWLENEKNCAVVHKSKRGRKRQELLAVALGVKVHTFRGPHWCEYCANFMWGLIAQGVRCSDCGLNVHKQCSKYVPNDCQPDLKRIKRVYCCDLTTLVKAHNTQRPMVVDSCIREIEARGLKSEGLYRVSGFTEHIEDVKMAFDRDGDKADISASIYPDINIIAGALKLYFRDLPIPVITYDTYSKFIEAAKISNPDERLEAIHEVLMLLPAAHYETLRYLMIHLKKVTLHEKENFMNAENLGIVFGPTLMRPPEDSTLATLNDMRYQKLIVQILIENEDVLF, via the exons ATGCAGAAGCTCCTTCCGTCCCACAAGACGGCCCATTCAAGTCACATGCCAGAGGTCTCagcagaatgggctgcagctgcttcaaATCTGCTGTCTAACATCAGAAGCAGTTGGACAAACTGTACCGTGCTGACTACAGTCAGGCTCCCCGGCGCCGAGGAAGACAGGGAAAAGATTTGGGATCCCAGCGCTATGTTCTCAGAGGACCTGTGgctggaaaatgagaaaaactgtGCTGTTGTTCACAAGTCGAAGCGAGGAAGAAAGCGCCAAGAGCTCCTGGCCGTGGCCCTGGGGGTGAAG GTTCATACGTTTCGAGGTCCGCACTGGTGTGAATACTGCGCAAACTTCATGTGGGGTCTCATCGCTCAGGGAGTGAGGTGTTCAG ACTGCGGGTTGAACGTACACAAGCAGTGCTCCAAATACGTGCCCAACGACTGCCAGCCAGACCTGAAGAGGATAAAACGAGTCTACTGCTGTGATCTCACCACACTGGTGAAGGCCCACAATACCCAGAGGCCCATGGTGGTGGATTCCTGCATTCGGGAGATCGAAGCAAGAG GTTTGAAGTCTGAGGGCCTCTACAGAGTTTCAGGCTTCACTGAGCACATTGAGGATGTGAAAATGGCCTTTGATCGAG ATGGTGACAAGGCTGATATTTCTGCCAGTATTTATCCAGACATAAACATCATTGCTGGAGCACTGAAGCTATATTTCAGAGACTTGCCAATTCCTGTGATCACCTATGACACCTATTCCAAGTTCATAGAGGCAGCAA AAATCTCCAATCCTGATGAACGACTAGAAGCAATACATGAAGTGTTGATGTTACTCCCTGCTGCTCACTATGAGACACTTAGATACCTAATGATTCATCTCAAAAA ggTTACCTTGCATGAAAAGGAGAATTTTATGAATGCTGAAAACCTGGGAATAGTGTTTGGACCTACTTTAATGAGACCTCCAGAAGACAGTACCCTTGCTACACTGAATGACATGCGGTACCAGAAGTTAATTGTGCagattttaatagaaaatgaaGATGTCCTCTTCTAG
- the CHN2 gene encoding beta-chimaerin isoform X6, producing MQKLLPSHKTAHSSHMPEVSAEWAAAASNLLSNIRSSWTNCTVLTTVRLPGAEEDREKIWDPSAMFSEDLWLENEKNCAVVHKSKRGRKRQELLAVALGVKVGVKGALLWQPLKLFAYSQITSLVRRAALTQNDNHFNYEKAHNFKVHTFRGPHWCEYCANFMWGLIAQGVRCSDCGLNVHKQCSKYVPNDCQPDLKRIKRVYCCDLTTLVKAHNTQRPMVVDSCIREIEAREISNPDERLEAIHEVLMLLPAAHYETLRYLMIHLKKVTLHEKENFMNAENLGIVFGPTLMRPPEDSTLATLNDMRYQKLIVQILIENEDVLF from the exons ATGCAGAAGCTCCTTCCGTCCCACAAGACGGCCCATTCAAGTCACATGCCAGAGGTCTCagcagaatgggctgcagctgcttcaaATCTGCTGTCTAACATCAGAAGCAGTTGGACAAACTGTACCGTGCTGACTACAGTCAGGCTCCCCGGCGCCGAGGAAGACAGGGAAAAGATTTGGGATCCCAGCGCTATGTTCTCAGAGGACCTGTGgctggaaaatgagaaaaactgtGCTGTTGTTCACAAGTCGAAGCGAGGAAGAAAGCGCCAAGAGCTCCTGGCCGTGGCCCTGGGGGTGAAGGTGGGAGTCAAGGGGGCACTTTTGTGGCAACCTCTGAAACTCTTTGCCTATTCACAGATCACCTCCTTGGTCAGAAGAGCAGCCTTAACTCAGAATGACAACCACTTCAACTATGAAAAAGCACACAATTTTAAG GTTCATACGTTTCGAGGTCCGCACTGGTGTGAATACTGCGCAAACTTCATGTGGGGTCTCATCGCTCAGGGAGTGAGGTGTTCAG ACTGCGGGTTGAACGTACACAAGCAGTGCTCCAAATACGTGCCCAACGACTGCCAGCCAGACCTGAAGAGGATAAAACGAGTCTACTGCTGTGATCTCACCACACTGGTGAAGGCCCACAATACCCAGAGGCCCATGGTGGTGGATTCCTGCATTCGGGAGATCGAAGCAAGAG AAATCTCCAATCCTGATGAACGACTAGAAGCAATACATGAAGTGTTGATGTTACTCCCTGCTGCTCACTATGAGACACTTAGATACCTAATGATTCATCTCAAAAA ggTTACCTTGCATGAAAAGGAGAATTTTATGAATGCTGAAAACCTGGGAATAGTGTTTGGACCTACTTTAATGAGACCTCCAGAAGACAGTACCCTTGCTACACTGAATGACATGCGGTACCAGAAGTTAATTGTGCagattttaatagaaaatgaaGATGTCCTCTTCTAG
- the CHN2 gene encoding beta-chimaerin isoform X2, with the protein MQKLLPSHKTAHSSHMPEVSAEWAAAASNLLSNIRSSWTNCTVLTTVRLPGAEEDREKIWDPSAMFSEDLWLENEKNCAVVHKSKRGRKRQELLAVALGVKVGVKGALLWQPLKLFAYSQITSLVRRAALTQNDNHFNYEKAHNFKVHTFRGPHWCEYCANFMWGLIAQGVRCSDCGLNVHKQCSKYVPNDCQPDLKRIKRVYCCDLTTLVKAHNTQRPMVVDSCIREIEARGLKSEGLYRVSGFTEHIEDVKMAFDRDGDKADISASIYPDINIIAGALKLYFRDLPIPVITYDTYSKFIEAAKISNPDERLEAIHEVLMLLPAAHYETLRYLMIHLKKVTLHEKENFMNAENLGIVFGPTLMRPPEDSTLATLNDMRYQKLIVQILIENEDVLF; encoded by the exons ATGCAGAAGCTCCTTCCGTCCCACAAGACGGCCCATTCAAGTCACATGCCAGAGGTCTCagcagaatgggctgcagctgcttcaaATCTGCTGTCTAACATCAGAAGCAGTTGGACAAACTGTACCGTGCTGACTACAGTCAGGCTCCCCGGCGCCGAGGAAGACAGGGAAAAGATTTGGGATCCCAGCGCTATGTTCTCAGAGGACCTGTGgctggaaaatgagaaaaactgtGCTGTTGTTCACAAGTCGAAGCGAGGAAGAAAGCGCCAAGAGCTCCTGGCCGTGGCCCTGGGGGTGAAGGTGGGAGTCAAGGGGGCACTTTTGTGGCAACCTCTGAAACTCTTTGCCTATTCACAGATCACCTCCTTGGTCAGAAGAGCAGCCTTAACTCAGAATGACAACCACTTCAACTATGAAAAAGCACACAATTTTAAG GTTCATACGTTTCGAGGTCCGCACTGGTGTGAATACTGCGCAAACTTCATGTGGGGTCTCATCGCTCAGGGAGTGAGGTGTTCAG ACTGCGGGTTGAACGTACACAAGCAGTGCTCCAAATACGTGCCCAACGACTGCCAGCCAGACCTGAAGAGGATAAAACGAGTCTACTGCTGTGATCTCACCACACTGGTGAAGGCCCACAATACCCAGAGGCCCATGGTGGTGGATTCCTGCATTCGGGAGATCGAAGCAAGAG GTTTGAAGTCTGAGGGCCTCTACAGAGTTTCAGGCTTCACTGAGCACATTGAGGATGTGAAAATGGCCTTTGATCGAG ATGGTGACAAGGCTGATATTTCTGCCAGTATTTATCCAGACATAAACATCATTGCTGGAGCACTGAAGCTATATTTCAGAGACTTGCCAATTCCTGTGATCACCTATGACACCTATTCCAAGTTCATAGAGGCAGCAA AAATCTCCAATCCTGATGAACGACTAGAAGCAATACATGAAGTGTTGATGTTACTCCCTGCTGCTCACTATGAGACACTTAGATACCTAATGATTCATCTCAAAAA ggTTACCTTGCATGAAAAGGAGAATTTTATGAATGCTGAAAACCTGGGAATAGTGTTTGGACCTACTTTAATGAGACCTCCAGAAGACAGTACCCTTGCTACACTGAATGACATGCGGTACCAGAAGTTAATTGTGCagattttaatagaaaatgaaGATGTCCTCTTCTAG
- the CHN2 gene encoding beta-chimaerin isoform X4: MQKLLPSHKTAHSSHMPEVSAEWAAAASNLLSNIRSSWTNCTVLTTVRLPGAEEDREKIWDPSAMFSEDLWLENEKNCAVVHKSKRGRKRQELLAVALGVKVGVKGALLWQPLKLFAYSQITSLVRRAALTQNDNHFNYEKAHNFKVHTFRGPHWCEYCANFMWGLIAQGVRCSDCGLNVHKQCSKYVPNDCQPDLKRIKRVYCCDLTTLVKAHNTQRPMVVDSCIREIEARGLKSEGLYRVSGFTEHIEDVKMAFDREISNPDERLEAIHEVLMLLPAAHYETLRYLMIHLKKVTLHEKENFMNAENLGIVFGPTLMRPPEDSTLATLNDMRYQKLIVQILIENEDVLF; encoded by the exons ATGCAGAAGCTCCTTCCGTCCCACAAGACGGCCCATTCAAGTCACATGCCAGAGGTCTCagcagaatgggctgcagctgcttcaaATCTGCTGTCTAACATCAGAAGCAGTTGGACAAACTGTACCGTGCTGACTACAGTCAGGCTCCCCGGCGCCGAGGAAGACAGGGAAAAGATTTGGGATCCCAGCGCTATGTTCTCAGAGGACCTGTGgctggaaaatgagaaaaactgtGCTGTTGTTCACAAGTCGAAGCGAGGAAGAAAGCGCCAAGAGCTCCTGGCCGTGGCCCTGGGGGTGAAGGTGGGAGTCAAGGGGGCACTTTTGTGGCAACCTCTGAAACTCTTTGCCTATTCACAGATCACCTCCTTGGTCAGAAGAGCAGCCTTAACTCAGAATGACAACCACTTCAACTATGAAAAAGCACACAATTTTAAG GTTCATACGTTTCGAGGTCCGCACTGGTGTGAATACTGCGCAAACTTCATGTGGGGTCTCATCGCTCAGGGAGTGAGGTGTTCAG ACTGCGGGTTGAACGTACACAAGCAGTGCTCCAAATACGTGCCCAACGACTGCCAGCCAGACCTGAAGAGGATAAAACGAGTCTACTGCTGTGATCTCACCACACTGGTGAAGGCCCACAATACCCAGAGGCCCATGGTGGTGGATTCCTGCATTCGGGAGATCGAAGCAAGAG GTTTGAAGTCTGAGGGCCTCTACAGAGTTTCAGGCTTCACTGAGCACATTGAGGATGTGAAAATGGCCTTTGATCGAG AAATCTCCAATCCTGATGAACGACTAGAAGCAATACATGAAGTGTTGATGTTACTCCCTGCTGCTCACTATGAGACACTTAGATACCTAATGATTCATCTCAAAAA ggTTACCTTGCATGAAAAGGAGAATTTTATGAATGCTGAAAACCTGGGAATAGTGTTTGGACCTACTTTAATGAGACCTCCAGAAGACAGTACCCTTGCTACACTGAATGACATGCGGTACCAGAAGTTAATTGTGCagattttaatagaaaatgaaGATGTCCTCTTCTAG
- the CHN2 gene encoding beta-chimaerin isoform X8, producing the protein MQKLLPSHKTAHSSHMPEVSAEWAAAASNLLSNIRSSWTNCTVLTTVRLPGAEEDREKIWDPSAMFSEDLWLENEKNCAVVHKSKRGRKRQELLAVALGVKVGVKGALLWQPLKLFAYSQITSLVRRAALTQNDNHFNYEKAHNFKVHTFRGPHWCEYCANFMWGLIAQGVRCSGLKSEGLYRVSGFTEHIEDVKMAFDREISNPDERLEAIHEVLMLLPAAHYETLRYLMIHLKKVTLHEKENFMNAENLGIVFGPTLMRPPEDSTLATLNDMRYQKLIVQILIENEDVLF; encoded by the exons ATGCAGAAGCTCCTTCCGTCCCACAAGACGGCCCATTCAAGTCACATGCCAGAGGTCTCagcagaatgggctgcagctgcttcaaATCTGCTGTCTAACATCAGAAGCAGTTGGACAAACTGTACCGTGCTGACTACAGTCAGGCTCCCCGGCGCCGAGGAAGACAGGGAAAAGATTTGGGATCCCAGCGCTATGTTCTCAGAGGACCTGTGgctggaaaatgagaaaaactgtGCTGTTGTTCACAAGTCGAAGCGAGGAAGAAAGCGCCAAGAGCTCCTGGCCGTGGCCCTGGGGGTGAAGGTGGGAGTCAAGGGGGCACTTTTGTGGCAACCTCTGAAACTCTTTGCCTATTCACAGATCACCTCCTTGGTCAGAAGAGCAGCCTTAACTCAGAATGACAACCACTTCAACTATGAAAAAGCACACAATTTTAAG GTTCATACGTTTCGAGGTCCGCACTGGTGTGAATACTGCGCAAACTTCATGTGGGGTCTCATCGCTCAGGGAGTGAGGTGTTCAG GTTTGAAGTCTGAGGGCCTCTACAGAGTTTCAGGCTTCACTGAGCACATTGAGGATGTGAAAATGGCCTTTGATCGAG AAATCTCCAATCCTGATGAACGACTAGAAGCAATACATGAAGTGTTGATGTTACTCCCTGCTGCTCACTATGAGACACTTAGATACCTAATGATTCATCTCAAAAA ggTTACCTTGCATGAAAAGGAGAATTTTATGAATGCTGAAAACCTGGGAATAGTGTTTGGACCTACTTTAATGAGACCTCCAGAAGACAGTACCCTTGCTACACTGAATGACATGCGGTACCAGAAGTTAATTGTGCagattttaatagaaaatgaaGATGTCCTCTTCTAG
- the CHN2 gene encoding beta-chimaerin isoform X5 — protein MQKLLPSHKTAHSSHMPEVSAEWAAAASNLLSNIRSSWTNCTVLTTVRLPGAEEDREKIWDPSAMFSEDLWLENEKNCAVVHKSKRGRKRQELLAVALGVKVGVKGALLWQPLKLFAYSQITSLVRRAALTQNDNHFNYEKAHNFKVHTFRGPHWCEYCANFMWGLIAQGVRCSGLKSEGLYRVSGFTEHIEDVKMAFDRDGDKADISASIYPDINIIAGALKLYFRDLPIPVITYDTYSKFIEAAKISNPDERLEAIHEVLMLLPAAHYETLRYLMIHLKKVTLHEKENFMNAENLGIVFGPTLMRPPEDSTLATLNDMRYQKLIVQILIENEDVLF, from the exons ATGCAGAAGCTCCTTCCGTCCCACAAGACGGCCCATTCAAGTCACATGCCAGAGGTCTCagcagaatgggctgcagctgcttcaaATCTGCTGTCTAACATCAGAAGCAGTTGGACAAACTGTACCGTGCTGACTACAGTCAGGCTCCCCGGCGCCGAGGAAGACAGGGAAAAGATTTGGGATCCCAGCGCTATGTTCTCAGAGGACCTGTGgctggaaaatgagaaaaactgtGCTGTTGTTCACAAGTCGAAGCGAGGAAGAAAGCGCCAAGAGCTCCTGGCCGTGGCCCTGGGGGTGAAGGTGGGAGTCAAGGGGGCACTTTTGTGGCAACCTCTGAAACTCTTTGCCTATTCACAGATCACCTCCTTGGTCAGAAGAGCAGCCTTAACTCAGAATGACAACCACTTCAACTATGAAAAAGCACACAATTTTAAG GTTCATACGTTTCGAGGTCCGCACTGGTGTGAATACTGCGCAAACTTCATGTGGGGTCTCATCGCTCAGGGAGTGAGGTGTTCAG GTTTGAAGTCTGAGGGCCTCTACAGAGTTTCAGGCTTCACTGAGCACATTGAGGATGTGAAAATGGCCTTTGATCGAG ATGGTGACAAGGCTGATATTTCTGCCAGTATTTATCCAGACATAAACATCATTGCTGGAGCACTGAAGCTATATTTCAGAGACTTGCCAATTCCTGTGATCACCTATGACACCTATTCCAAGTTCATAGAGGCAGCAA AAATCTCCAATCCTGATGAACGACTAGAAGCAATACATGAAGTGTTGATGTTACTCCCTGCTGCTCACTATGAGACACTTAGATACCTAATGATTCATCTCAAAAA ggTTACCTTGCATGAAAAGGAGAATTTTATGAATGCTGAAAACCTGGGAATAGTGTTTGGACCTACTTTAATGAGACCTCCAGAAGACAGTACCCTTGCTACACTGAATGACATGCGGTACCAGAAGTTAATTGTGCagattttaatagaaaatgaaGATGTCCTCTTCTAG